A region from the Vibrio sp. SS-MA-C1-2 genome encodes:
- the dcd gene encoding dCTP deaminase: MRLCDRDIKKHLNDGLIEMSPRPSDDAISGLTVDVRLGNSFRVFTDHKAPYIDLSGPKETVNAQLEKIMSDEIVIQNDEAFYLHPGELALAVTHESVTLPDNIVGWLDGRSSLARLGLMVHVTAHRIDPGWSGKIVLEFYNSGRLPLALRPEMPIGALSFETLSGSADRPYNKRDDAKYKDQQGAVASRISEDKES; the protein is encoded by the coding sequence GTGAGACTATGTGATCGAGATATTAAAAAGCACCTTAATGACGGATTAATAGAGATGTCTCCTCGTCCATCCGATGATGCGATTAGTGGCCTAACTGTGGATGTGAGACTGGGGAATAGTTTCCGTGTTTTTACTGATCATAAAGCGCCTTATATCGACCTGTCTGGCCCTAAAGAGACCGTTAATGCGCAGTTAGAAAAGATCATGAGTGATGAAATTGTTATTCAAAATGATGAAGCTTTTTATCTTCACCCTGGCGAACTTGCGTTAGCGGTGACTCATGAGTCGGTGACATTACCAGATAATATTGTGGGTTGGTTAGATGGGCGCTCATCCCTTGCTCGCTTGGGTTTAATGGTTCATGTGACCGCTCACCGAATTGATCCGGGCTGGTCGGGAAAAATTGTTTTAGAGTTTTATAATAGCGGTCGCTTACCTTTAGCATTACGCCCAGAGATGCCAATTGGAGCGTTAAGTTTTGAGACACTTTCAGGTTCTGCCGACCGTCCTTATAATAAGCGTGATGATGCAAAATATAAAGACCAGCAAGGTGCAGTTGCAAGTCGCATAAGTGAAGATAAAGAGTCGTAA